The following proteins come from a genomic window of candidate division WOR-3 bacterium:
- the mce gene encoding methylmalonyl-CoA epimerase translates to MLKSLNHIGIAVNSLNDSIKIYQDILGLGEPKIVELKEMKLRVAIFKLQNYNIELIEPLSPDTTIAKFLEKRGPGIHHLCFNVDNIEEKLAILKAKGVLLIDEKPRIGAMGNKIAFVSPKSIDGVLIELAESHE, encoded by the coding sequence ATGTTAAAAAGTCTTAACCATATTGGCATTGCCGTCAATTCACTTAATGATTCCATAAAGATATATCAAGACATTTTAGGTTTAGGTGAACCTAAAATTGTTGAGTTAAAAGAGATGAAATTACGAGTCGCAATATTCAAATTGCAGAATTATAATATTGAATTAATTGAACCTTTAAGTCCTGATACTACCATTGCTAAATTTTTAGAGAAACGAGGTCCAGGTATTCATCATCTCTGTTTTAATGTTGATAATATTGAAGAGAAATTAGCAATACTAAAAGCCAAAGGAGTGTTGTTAATTGATGAAAAGCCTCGCATTGGTGCAATGGGCAATAAGATTGCCTTTGTTTCGCCCAAAAGCATTGACGGTGTTTTAATTGAGTTAGCAGAAAGTCATGAATAA
- a CDS encoding methylmalonyl-CoA mutase family protein codes for MKDFYTPEDLRDFNYQIHLADPGKYPFTRGIYPNMYKGRLWTMRQYAGFGDAQKTNERFQYLLKQGQTGLSVAFDLPTQLGYDSDNPRAIGEVGKVGVAISNITDMELLFKNIPLDKVSTSMTINATAPMILAMYLIVAQNNQVSPEQLSGTVQNDILKEYIARGNYIFPVKPSMRLAIDLWEYCSKYIPRWYFVSISGYHIREAGATAVEELAFTFANGIAYIESALERGLKVDDFGPRLSFFFGAHNNLLEEVAKFRAGRRIWARIMKERFNAQDPKSWMLRFHTQTCGSSLTAQEPENNIIRVTLQALAAVFGGTQSLHTNSYDEALSLPSEQAVKIALRTQQVIGYESSIPEVADPLGGSYYLEKLTNEIEEQVLALLKDIEDKGGAVKCIESGFIQKRIEDSAFRYQKAIEDKEKKIVGVNVFHSDTKEKTTVKTLKVSAKLTAQRKRELITFRKKRKVIKVKESLNKLSDTANSNKNLMPAIIDCCANNATLQEICDVLRNIFGEYDAKKL; via the coding sequence GTGAAAGATTTTTATACTCCAGAAGATTTAAGAGATTTTAATTACCAAATACATCTTGCTGACCCCGGCAAATATCCATTTACTCGTGGAATCTATCCCAATATGTATAAAGGTAGACTTTGGACTATGCGCCAATATGCTGGTTTTGGCGATGCGCAAAAGACTAATGAGCGGTTTCAATATCTGTTAAAACAAGGACAAACCGGACTTTCTGTTGCCTTTGATTTACCAACCCAACTTGGTTATGATTCTGATAATCCAAGGGCAATTGGTGAGGTGGGTAAAGTCGGAGTTGCAATTAGCAATATTACCGATATGGAATTACTTTTCAAAAACATTCCTTTAGACAAAGTCTCAACTTCAATGACAATTAATGCGACCGCGCCAATGATTTTAGCAATGTATCTAATTGTTGCCCAGAACAATCAAGTGTCACCGGAACAACTTTCCGGCACAGTTCAAAACGATATCTTAAAAGAGTATATTGCTCGCGGGAATTATATCTTTCCGGTTAAACCGTCAATGCGGTTGGCAATTGACTTATGGGAATATTGCTCAAAATATATTCCTCGCTGGTATTTTGTTTCCATTTCGGGTTATCATATTCGCGAAGCCGGGGCAACTGCAGTTGAAGAATTGGCATTCACTTTTGCTAATGGCATTGCCTATATTGAATCAGCACTTGAGCGCGGATTAAAAGTAGACGATTTCGGACCACGACTTTCTTTCTTTTTTGGCGCACATAATAATTTATTAGAAGAAGTCGCAAAGTTTCGTGCTGGCCGACGAATTTGGGCAAGAATAATGAAGGAACGGTTTAATGCTCAAGACCCAAAATCTTGGATGTTGCGATTCCATACCCAAACCTGTGGCTCAAGTTTAACTGCTCAAGAGCCTGAAAATAACATTATCCGAGTTACCCTCCAAGCATTAGCCGCAGTATTCGGTGGCACTCAAAGTTTGCATACGAATTCTTATGATGAAGCATTATCTCTTCCCAGTGAACAAGCAGTAAAGATTGCCTTAAGAACTCAACAAGTGATTGGTTATGAGTCATCAATTCCTGAAGTTGCTGACCCATTAGGTGGTTCATACTATTTAGAGAAATTGACTAATGAGATTGAAGAGCAAGTATTAGCATTGTTAAAAGATATTGAAGATAAAGGTGGTGCAGTAAAATGCATTGAGTCTGGATTTATCCAAAAAAGAATTGAAGACTCCGCATTTCGCTATCAGAAAGCAATTGAAGATAAAGAGAAAAAGATTGTTGGCGTTAATGTTTTTCATAGTGATACAAAAGAAAAAACGACAGTAAAAACTCTTAAAGTTTCAGCAAAACTAACTGCTCAAAGAAAAAGAGAACTTATTACCTTTAGAAAAAAACGAAAGGTCATAAAAGTAAAAGAAAGTTTGAATAAACTATCTGATACAGCCAACAGTAATAAAAATTTAATGCCTGCAATTATTGATTGTTGTGCAAATAATGCAACTTTGCAAGAAATCTGTGATGTCTTAAGAAATATTTTCGGTGAATATGATGCTAAGAAGTTATAG